From a region of the Leptospira venezuelensis genome:
- the lmtA gene encoding lipid A Kdo2 1-phosphate O-methyltransferase yields the protein MALIEELDQQGNFLFRWRSYIPGFILLLCLYSLSKFEFLEDSYEINLYYAAACFAVSLLGLAVRCFVIGYAPARTSGRNTKEQVADVVNQEGIYSLVRHPLYLGNFLMYLGPVLYFRDIPLLIVFSLFFGFYYERIMFAEEKFLRDKFGQDYLNWADKIPAFIPKFSGYVKPKLGFSFRNILKREYPSLFGILVIFVLFDYAASFKVGFGDWKEPWTVITEPQIWAFGIGAAFYTIVRVIVKTTKWLVVEGR from the coding sequence ATGGCATTAATTGAAGAATTGGATCAGCAGGGGAATTTTCTATTTCGCTGGAGATCTTATATACCAGGATTTATTCTTCTTCTTTGTCTATACTCTTTGAGCAAATTCGAATTTTTAGAAGATTCTTACGAGATCAACTTATACTATGCGGCCGCTTGTTTTGCAGTTAGCTTACTTGGTTTAGCAGTTCGTTGTTTTGTGATCGGTTATGCCCCTGCCCGCACTTCCGGTAGAAATACTAAAGAGCAAGTAGCAGACGTGGTTAACCAAGAAGGAATTTATTCTCTTGTTCGCCATCCTCTTTACTTAGGAAATTTCCTAATGTATTTGGGACCGGTTCTGTATTTCAGAGATATTCCCCTACTTATAGTATTTTCATTATTTTTCGGATTCTATTACGAAAGAATAATGTTTGCAGAAGAAAAATTCTTGAGAGATAAGTTCGGTCAGGACTATCTGAATTGGGCCGATAAGATCCCAGCATTCATTCCGAAATTTTCAGGTTATGTAAAACCTAAACTTGGTTTTTCATTCCGAAATATTCTTAAAAGAGAATATCCAAGTTTATTCGGTATCTTAGTGATCTTTGTATTATTTGACTACGCGGCAAGTTTTAAGGTTGGATTCGGAGATTGGAAAGAGCCTTGGACTGTGATCACCGAACCTCAGATCTGGGCATTCGGGATTGGCGCTGCGTTCTATACAATTGTTAGAGTAATAGTAAAAACCACTAAGTGGTTGGTGGTAGAAGGCCGTTAA
- a CDS encoding LIC_11490 family protein has translation MMLYIALALILVGILCFIYVSFQPNSKKEFSAGQFPKGNLPQAREKKISYDTLASLKKQGRSETYSQMDQAFAEDRKIRPLSERQRMESQRTEPEVSTEEEFGTEIWDETKRGEILEMVTEPERTQPRIPKEEEWSMEGVLFLDLSGRLPYEALQEKIRPETLKGFRRMGKGSIREIPGGFTFQARNSEFSYKLNEVEKIVFYDQGFALLPLKREYPTPIFLTKDGEKFKSYLEYTANV, from the coding sequence ATGATGCTCTATATTGCCTTAGCACTCATTTTAGTAGGAATCCTCTGCTTTATTTATGTTTCCTTCCAGCCTAATTCTAAAAAAGAGTTTAGCGCCGGCCAATTTCCAAAAGGAAACCTGCCGCAAGCAAGAGAGAAAAAAATTTCCTATGATACATTAGCTTCTCTTAAAAAACAGGGACGTTCGGAAACCTATTCTCAAATGGATCAGGCGTTTGCAGAAGATAGAAAGATCCGTCCTCTTTCCGAAAGACAAAGAATGGAATCTCAAAGAACTGAACCTGAGGTTTCCACTGAGGAAGAATTCGGAACTGAAATTTGGGATGAAACAAAAAGGGGAGAAATTTTAGAAATGGTAACTGAACCTGAACGCACCCAGCCTAGAATCCCTAAAGAAGAAGAATGGTCTATGGAAGGAGTATTATTCCTAGATCTTTCCGGAAGATTACCGTATGAGGCTCTTCAAGAAAAGATCCGACCTGAAACTTTAAAAGGTTTTAGAAGAATGGGTAAGGGAAGTATTAGAGAGATCCCGGGTGGATTTACTTTCCAAGCAAGAAATTCAGAATTCAGTTATAAACTGAATGAGGTAGAGAAGATCGTTTTTTACGACCAAGGTTTCGCGCTACTTCCTTTAAAAAGAGAATACCCAACCCCGATCTTTTTGACCAAGGATGGGGAAAAATTCAAATCTTATCTGGAATATACTGCGAACGTTTAA